Part of the Chitinivibrio alkaliphilus ACht1 genome is shown below.
GCTTGGAAAAGGGTATCTCGTGGTACGTTTAAGGATGCCGTGTATGCTCCTTCTTATGGATATTACAAAGCTTTTTCCTGAAAAGTATGAACTACTCCCAACTGCTCGTATGATAGAACTTTCGCCCTTGGTACGAAACGTACGCAGCCCTATGACCTCGCAGAGTAAGGTGGTACCTCTATATGAACCAAAAACGGGGACACGACCATGGTGTCCCCGCTTTTGCATGACTGAATATTCTTCGTACCCTTATTAGAGTTCTAAGGAAGCGCAATTCAGTGAGGAAGAACGGAACTGAACTCGTTTAATATTCAGTTTGTCTTTCAGAAGCTCATAGAACACCGTACAGAACCATTCACACGTGGAAGGACCTTTACTCACGGAGACTCTGCTTTCAGGATAGGATTTGATTAATTCATGATCGAGCACCTTCGCCGGCTCACCAAATCTATTGGTGGTTCCCTTCATACCTGTTTGATCATATCCCTGCAATACCAGGTCAAATAAGGGATCGCCTTCTTGAAAAATAGTGCCATGGTGAAAATTGTCTGCCACTTCCCAGGCAAGTTTTTGTGCTTCCTTCACAGGATAGGCATAGTTATGTTCGTTGAGTTTTCCTTCAATCTCAAGAGTGAGATATCCGGAATGTCCATGGAGATAACTT
Proteins encoded:
- a CDS encoding 6-pyruvoyl trahydropterin synthase family protein; the protein is MSHDTYRSIIKLDFQYAHRFMNYPGEASYLHGHSGYLTLEIEGKLNEHNYAYPVKEAQKLAWEVADNFHHGTIFQEGDPLFDLVLQGYDQTGMKGTTNRFGEPAKVLDHELIKSYPESRVSVSKGPSTCEWFCTVFYELLKDKLNIKRVQFRSSSLNCASLEL